Part of the Montipora foliosa isolate CH-2021 chromosome 13, ASM3666993v2, whole genome shotgun sequence genome is shown below.
ATATCAACCGGTGGATTATGCCTTAGTTCATGCTTCCTTCTACTCTTGTTATTATACTTAAAAGATGCCTTACAGCCTGGAAATCGGCAAGGAAAACGCCCATCTCGATTATGCTCAAGTTGTTGCAATAGTTACTGCCTTTCCTGGACTGACACCATGGTTTCTATGGAACCATTCATCATTCTTTCATCTACTACTAGCTCATCAACAATCATTCCAGCCGCCTTATGCAAAAACCGAAGTTTCTGGAACTTACTCTGATTTCTTAGATCTTCAGGAATAAGCAGATGCTTGGGTTTGCCTTGTCTGCTATCCAAGCCGAGCACATGAAAGGCAGCAGCAATAATGCGAGATGTTACCACCAAGACCATGAAATCCCAGTCTGCTCTGTGAGCCGTGTGAGGATCTTCCCGTACATTACGGCGATTAATCAAATTGCGGTCAGCGAACATGGTACAGTGATCATCTGAAGAACTTCCAGAATAGAAACGTCTGTACAGCAACTATACACAGGATAGGATAAGTATTATTTGTTTAGCAATAAAACTAAAGATTGAGGTCATATGTGGACATTACTTGTCTGTAGCTGCTAAGTTAAGCTGTCAGGCAAAGAAATGGACCACCGATACTCAGCTGTATGACTTTAAAACTTCTTAGTGAAGTAAATGTGGATACTTGCTAACCTTTAATTATTACTTATTTAGGAATTTTAGGCTGCTTTTAATGACACAATAGGTCCATGAGGACTTATTTGGTACAACTTCACAcaacgattgaagaaaaaaaaacttcatcAAGGTATGTAGCCAAAACACCCCCTTGTCTTTCTATGCAACTAATTGAGATCTATCTTTATACACCAAATGAGCCATACAATGGTAAATAATAAGTTGTAAACTCGACATGTAGATACATGCATACCTCAAGAATCTTTACTCCTGTGTGCCAGTCACCAAGCTGAAGATTGAAGCCTTCCAAACGGTCTTCTGCTCTGTATCAATTGGAAACAGAATGGATTGCATTCACTGCCCTCTCAATTGATAACTGGTCTCTAACACACAGCTGGTTCACAAACTTCTTCTGTCCATTAGCAGTGCAAAATGGGAGATATGACTGGAAATGCCTAAGGATGTCAATGATGTCTTCAATGGTATTCTCATTCTTGAACAATACACCCATGGGTAACTCAAATAAATttccaaaattattattaaacaacatgattaaaaaggaaacagcagaagttctttttattattccataataaatatttttgtctGTTTGTGTATATATTTACATCCCTTGCTGCTAGTGCAGCTTGAGATGAGGTGGCCTGCTAACACATATAGCTTTTTCAGTGTTTCTAGCCAGGAAATAGTCTTAGACTGTAATTATGGTATCTTTGTTACTACCTGTACAGGCTGTATGTATTTGATGTCTAAGattaattattataacaatGTTAATTGGCCTTAAATCAACTCACACAGACAGATTTTTGGGCCATTTCCTTGGAATACTTGTGGGAAATATGTCTGATACACACTTCCTTTAAGAATGAGAAACATTCTAAGTGTTCCACAAGGATCCTTGACACCAGCACAATGTAGTTGTGTCGTTGTTTGTTCTGGTCCTAAACACTAGGAAGAAATTTGATGTTAGGCACGCCATTTATCTCTCTTGGTGAAGTATCTAGCTTCTTGCCAGAAACTCTGTTGATGGTAAGTTTATGGTTGACCCAATGAAAATCAAAATTCTGATTCTCCTTAGTCAATGCTTGCGCTCTAGTTTTCCATCGATGTTATCAAATGCAATAGCAAAGCCTGGATGTAGATTCAACTTGCTCTCTTTAAGCTCTCTTTGTGCATTTTCTATGTCCTGGGTACAGGTGTTAGAACACGAATGGCCAATTGCATTACAGCTTTCGGTGAGCATCTTAACTGTTTTATCTTTATTGACAACATACTGCTCAGCCTTGGACATCTTTTGCTGCAGATCCAATATTTCTTGGTCATGTTTTTCCCCTAGAACATCAAGCTTTGCACGAACTCTCACACTACAGCATGTCACTTTCATCTTGGATAGTCTATCCATTGTTGCCTAGGGAAAAATTATAATTCAAGAAATGGCATAAATTAAGCTTGAAATAAAAAGATAAGTGAGTAAACCCCTCTACTAACCCACCTGCAGTCTGTCATTTACTGCTTTGGTTGTGAAGGAAAACGGGGAGGGCTTGACAATTTCTTGCTCTAAAACAGGGCTCAAAAGAGAGGGGTGCTTATGGCATGAACATTTCTATGACAGTGCTTTTAAAATGAATTCAGAAGTAGCAGGCAACCAGACTGTAAAGTTTGTAACACTACTTACCAGTTATTGTTGCAAAGTGAATCTACATGTACCGAGAAAAAGGTTTTCCTTGGAATGCCAGTTTAAAAGCCAAAGATTGGCAAAACAAATCCACAAACGTTAAGGGCACCCAGTTCCACCATTTCCAGATTCCACCATATTAGAGTTATTTAATCCTCACCTCCAGAGATCTTGACTTCAGAAGAATTCTAATTACTGTGCCACAGGCTTTCATATGTGAGTTGCGTTGTTTGAGTAGGACTGACCCTGCTACTACCACAATGGGAAGCCACTCagggttttcctttttcttgcaCGCACTGGTCATCAAAAACGCATAGAATATTGGGGCTTTTGCTTTCAACTCAAGGCACGCCTTTTCAAAATCGAAATTCACTATTTTCTCTTTCGTATTAGCCCTGAAGATGCAGGGTCGTTTGCGGGAACAAAGCTCATTTAGTTGCAAAGTCATCAACTTGAAGACCTTTTCCACGACCATTTGTTTTAGCGTGTCACTCTTTAGAACCGCGCTAGCGATCCGCTGATGAGGTCCATGCACGATTGCTTTACCAATGAATGAAAGATCGTTTTTCAGTTCCTTACGAAATGTTTTACCACAGGGATAAGTCACAGAAATATGAACTTGTGTCTCCCGCGTTTCTGTCACAGACACCTCCTGTTGTTGTTGCAGCACAGGTTTTATATGGCGCGGAGTTGAAGTCAACAGCCGGCTATCACGAAGGGCTTTTTGAATCAGACCTCTATTTTGGATCCCAGGTATCGGGCTAACAGATCCAAAAGAAAACACAGGCGGTCTGGCAAAGGATGTAACAACAATTCGCGGCGTAAGAGCGGCAGCCAGTGCAGCAGGACTGACATCTTGGACTTGCGAATGTTGTGATCCTTCACATGTAGCACTAGCACGGGACGTGTCTCCAAACTTTAGGCTCTTTTTAGCCTCTGGCAATCTTTCTGGTTCTTTAGCAAGTCTTTTGACGCGGACTGAGTCATCAGACTGATAATCTTTCGGTATTTCAAAACTGATTTCTTCAACTTTTCGAAGAGCATTTTGATACCGTACAAGCCGATTGTAACACTTCATCCGGCACATGTAAAACCTTTCCCTCTCGACGTAAACATTTACATCTTCTTTCGTCGCCTTGAGGATTAAAGAGGGAATATCCAGTGCACTTTTACCCAATACTTTTATCTTAGATTTCGGAAGCGAAAAATTGTCTTTACATAAAAAGCAAAACTCTTCGGAATTTGACAGTTTCTTTGGAGTTGCATCCATAACTTTTTCATCGCTTACTCGATGCCAAAGCTAACATTCACGTCTTTCCACGCACGCGGAAATCTGATCCATTCTTAAACGTCACATTATTGGTCAACCAGAAGACAAAAGGAATGACGTCATGGAAATCGTTTGTGGAGTCGTTTTCGCAGACGTTACTTTTCGGGCTGAGAGAAGCGACAACCGGAAATGCGTCTGCATTCGCAGGCTATTTCTGGTCAAACGCAAAAGCTTTATTTGGATTGACAAGCATTTTATTTGGCAATTGATCAGCCTAAGCCTGAGACTGATAATTCTTACCTAGATcctgattattctggatatcacaaaaaccgaaccCAAGTATTTTATTACGAAGGTCATTGaagtatagatcgttttcactgtcacgcaataaaaaaataaatcgaaaaccatccagtggaaaaagtcaagaattcgtgatgttgtagaagataaatgaagaagacacttctccaagttttaggcctgtgcgtttccccaaagtTCAGATATTcctcgaaatgtttcgcagaaatttacagagcccagtatgaaaacgccatgttggtgcacatctgtggtgcaccaatatggcggccggaaaatagtgtcaacatctgttacttactttggctatctaggcgagtgatcatctgtactgaacagacagctatttacctaagcacttttcctaatgctttaaattctaaaaaggctcaaaaccatgagataaatatatatttctcaataaactcgatcgtcgcctcgtgtcacgcaccgctataactcagaaattcaaaatgctctggtttccaaacgaagcacgctattgagctttaaaattgcagatggatacaaatttaccgcctcttatgcctgatgaggataaaaactgtcgtggctctttagttttggattttagaaaatgatgacgtcacgtgaaaaccaactATATAAAGTGGTCAGAATTCACTTGCGAGTCACGGAACTTATTTCTCTTACACAGATGAGGCCtcgttgggggggggggggggggggggcccatttttatccctaaaattcCTGGGAAAGTTATcccttatccctaaaatttataaaaagtggcaattttaaattgagaggcgaccttttttttaaaactgctGACCTAATGCTGCATAATTATGCGACACCTCTCAGTTTCCACTAAGTATTCACCTTTCTTTAAATGGTTAGTGAAATACCTCGGAGTCCTATGAGACTGCTGGACAATCCTGGAAGACACTTACTTATAAATCAATGGGTCGGCGGGACTTTTGTAGCACACCCAACCAACAAAACACAGAGTTTTACTAACCTTCTCGCCGTTAAAAGGGTTACATTGTAAAAACCAATCATCAGTTAAAGTTTATTCATTACGCATTACTTTGCTCCTTAGGGACCTAAGATCTGCTAAGGCGACGCCGACGAAAATGTTTACGTCGTACATTGTGGGCGAGGCATCCTAGTAGTAAATTGGTACGtccggtttcagagtgaaaaagAGAGAATCATGAACGGTTCTCACTTGTCACAAGTACTCACGTtctcgtcaaaacctcaaatttggtaataaCACGTCCTTGTTATGCAGAAAGCCGCCAAAATATCTGCTTAAATTCATATTACCGCGCatttaccgcgcaccggtggctcagttggttgagcacgggctgtcacgcgggaggttgtgagttcaactccggccggaccaacactcagggtctttacataactgaggagaaagtgctgcctttgtaactacatctgcaaatggttagactttcaagtcttctcggataaggacgataagccggaggtcccgtctcacaacccttcaatgttcataatcctgtagGACGTAAAAgtacccgcacacttgtcgtaaagagtagggcatgtagttcccggtgttgtggtctgtcttctgtgatgtatcatggttgggagggtaaatgctcggagatattagctacaccaagctactctaaaaatcaaagggtaaataaagatatatgatatgatatgatatgttGCACGTGCAGTTTCCTCTTTCAACCAatgcaggagcccatgagttaATGGGTTCCtgaccaatgatattattgttttgtggcgtggtcgttgccgtagccgtcacAAAGCCATCGCACCTGTGTCACATGTGCTGTCCTTGAAACACACGTGCCTTGAGGCCATCACGGGACACAAGTGGTCGACCGAAGTAAAGAGACTAGGAGAAGATCTTGTTATTTTGCTCGAATTTGGACTGATAAATGACCCGTTACTTTTCATTACCAGTGTCCAGTGACATAAATCCTCGGCAAAAGTCACCTAAACAATGATAATTTAGAAATCGAAGCTATTTTTTACTATCCCTATCAAACGATCTCGGTTATCTGTTATCCCTATAATTATTTCATCAGTTATGCCTTATCCGTAAAATTGTTTTGCCCGTTACACCTTATCCCAAAaacccctaacagggcctcaaAGATACAGCCTTGGCCAGCTCCTGACAGGTAAAAGTATACAAGGCGACAACGCTTCGTGCGAAAGTCTAAAAATATCATTGAACAGCTCCTTCGCCCCCTTTGCCACCCTTTTCGTGTTTTGTGAGTCCTTGTCTTACACAATTTTTTCTATTTCTTGCTCGGTCAGTAGCAAATGTGGACATCATTTACATCACTGCACCCACGTcaagcaaaacaaataaaagtgCGCGAACCTGAAATATATACCCTTGAAATTTATGCACCGCGGTCATAGATGACATGATTACGTGTGATtttaagggcgctttccattcaacaaaatttCCGGCTTTCAATCGCGCCAAATACAAACATAACAAATGCCAAAACATAAACGAATCGTTCCAACGCCTGAAAACAAAGTTGATCGAGAAAAGCGCGCGAAATTTTTTTGGAAGCAATAGCTATTGCCGGAtaaatacaatgattctttgtagattaaatgttcgttacaagtacgttaaattcaaacgaaccaacaatattacagagaacacaactgacataacggtaaaagtttaaaagtgtaatgctaaactgacatgatcaacttgtttgttgagttcgggtttcaaccgctcaatatggaagctcttcTATCCAGAAGAGAGCTAAAGAGAAAAGGAACCTTGACAAGGATTTGGACAGACAATGGCAACAGCTCGAAGGAGTTCTGGGTAGCACTGACTTACACATCCTTAAGAAAGTCACAAAAAGAAACGTCGAACGCAAGGTCTCTCAGTTCATCAAGACACATGACAAGAAGTTAAAAGCCCTCACTAAAAACACTTCTGTTCCTTTCACTCACAACGACACAGTTGTCAATATCTCCTCTTATAAGCTGTGTGACGAAGAACTTGATATTCTGAAATTTGGTCTTACATTTGCCATAACACCTCCGCATGTAAGCAAGAGTCAAGTATTCACGACATTTGAACTTCTCCATGATGACCTCAAGAGGCATCTTTCGGATAAGACCAAAGCCAATGAAGTCCGGAATGAGATACAGCATCTAGCCACCCGTTATGTGAACTCTTTCAAGCCTTCAATGAATGActtaaagaaacataaaatacTGAAAAGACTGAAACATAACAAGGACATCATCATCCTGAGACCAGATAAGGGGAACGGAATCGTAGTTCTTGACAAGGTAGTTTACAATAAAGCTATGGTTGATTTGTTGAGTGACaattctaaatttaaaaaattggaaTCTGATCTCACTCTACGCAGGGAAGGTCAGTTACAGCGGTTTTTACGTAAACTTAAGAAAAACGGCCTCTTAGATTGTAACA
Proteins encoded:
- the LOC137981725 gene encoding uncharacterized protein, which encodes MFVTIRVSTAQYGSSSIQKRAKEKRNLDKDLDRQWQQLEGVLGSTDLHILKKVTKRNVERKVSQFIKTHDKKLKALTKNTSVPFTHNDTVVNISSYKLCDEELDILKFGLTFAITPPHVSKSQVFTTFELLHDDLKRHLSDKTKANEVRNEIQHLATRYVNSFKPSMNDLKKHKILKRLKHNKDIIILRPDKGNGIVVLDKVVYNKAMVDLLSDNSKFKKLESDLTLRREGQLQRFLRKLKKNGLLDCNIYREIYPTGSQPARLYGLPKLHKVKDPKTITPPFRPIVSSIGTYNYNLAKYLCSLLKPHISSEFCPTDTFSFVQEIQQFDFSDKFLVSYDVTSLFTNIPSSETIDLAVNAIIDGNMNPDLKLSKVHLKQLFNFATSHTHFLFNGCFYDQIDGVAMGSPLAPVLANFFMGHYERLWLKKYTGTQLQA